The genomic DNA CCTACGAGGTTCGCCCGGAAGCCGGTCTGCTGCGCCTGCGCAAGGATCTCGAGCTCTTCGCCAACCTGCGCCCGGCGATCTGCTACCCGGCGCTTTCCGCCGCCTCGTCGCTCAAGCCGGAACTGGTCGAAGGCCTCGACATTCTGATCGTGCGCGAGCTGACCGGTGGCGTCTATTTCGGCGAACCGAAGGAGATCGTCGATCTCGGCAACGGCCAGAAGCGTGGCATCGACACCCAGGTCTATGACACCTACGAGATCGAGCGCATCGCCGGCGTCGCCTTCGAGCTGGCCCGCACCCGCAACAACCGCGTCTGCTCGATGGAAAAGCGCAACGTCATGAAGTCGGGCGTGTTGTGGAACCAGGTGGTGACCGAGACGCACAAGGCGAAGTACTCCGACGTCCAGCTCGAGCACATGCTGGCGGACGCCGGCGGCATGCAGCTGGTGCGCCAGCCCAAGCAGTTCGACGTCATCGTCACCGACAACCTGTTCGGCGACATGCTGTCGGACGTGGCGGCGATGCTCACCGGCTCGCTCGGCATGCTGCCCTCGGCCTCGCTCGGCGCACCGGATGGTGTCAGCGGCAAGCGCAAGGCGCTCTATGAGCCGGTGCATGGCTCGGCACCCGACATTGCCGGCCAGGGCATTGCCAACCCGATCGCGATGATCGCCTCCTTCGCCATGTGCCTGCGCTATTCCTTCAACCTGGTGACGGAAGCCGACAATCTGGAGAAGGCGATCGCCAACGTGCTCGACCAGG from Ensifer adhaerens includes the following:
- the leuB gene encoding 3-isopropylmalate dehydrogenase, whose protein sequence is MTVRNLFLLPGDGIGPEAMAEVRKIIAYMNAELGAGFVTDEGLVGGSAYDAHGQAISEEDMAKALAADAVLFGAVGGPKWDAVPYEVRPEAGLLRLRKDLELFANLRPAICYPALSAASSLKPELVEGLDILIVRELTGGVYFGEPKEIVDLGNGQKRGIDTQVYDTYEIERIAGVAFELARTRNNRVCSMEKRNVMKSGVLWNQVVTETHKAKYSDVQLEHMLADAGGMQLVRQPKQFDVIVTDNLFGDMLSDVAAMLTGSLGMLPSASLGAPDGVSGKRKALYEPVHGSAPDIAGQGIANPIAMIASFAMCLRYSFNLVTEADNLEKAIANVLDQGIRTGDIMAEGARKVGTVEMGEAILAEFKALSA